One Defluviitoga tunisiensis genomic window carries:
- a CDS encoding amidoligase family protein: MLTTRFGIEVELTGMTRKQAAKTAAAFLGGRVESSGDYYDTQKVIAPDGRIWKFMSDGSIRTQKKENGRIVAAGREYSVELVSPILTYREDIETLQELIRRLRRAGGFANTSCGIHIHIDGANHTPRSIRNFINIIASKNDLFYKALQIAPDRMRFYKKMDAALVEKMNRRKPKTMAAIESIWYEGYSESRSTHYHNSRYHFLNLHSFFNGNGTIELRGFNSELHAGKIRSYIVLALALNHQALTQKCASSKKPQVENEKFAMRTYLNRIGLIGDEFKNCREHLCKHLDGNAAWRFRAA, from the coding sequence ATGCTTACAACGAGATTTGGAATCGAGGTAGAATTGACGGGGATGACAAGAAAACAAGCGGCAAAAACTGCAGCAGCTTTTCTTGGAGGGAGGGTTGAATCCAGCGGAGATTATTACGATACCCAAAAGGTTATTGCACCGGATGGACGGATATGGAAATTCATGAGCGACGGGAGCATCCGGACTCAGAAAAAGGAAAACGGCAGGATTGTGGCGGCTGGCCGGGAATATAGCGTCGAGTTGGTAAGCCCGATACTGACATACCGCGAAGACATTGAAACCCTGCAGGAATTGATAAGGAGGCTTCGCAGGGCGGGAGGTTTTGCAAACACAAGCTGCGGAATCCATATCCATATAGACGGGGCAAACCACACGCCGCGCAGCATCCGCAATTTTATCAACATTATCGCCAGTAAGAATGACCTTTTCTATAAGGCATTGCAGATTGCACCGGACAGGATGCGGTTTTACAAAAAGATGGATGCGGCACTGGTTGAGAAGATGAATCGGCGTAAGCCCAAAACCATGGCGGCGATTGAGAGCATCTGGTACGAAGGTTACAGCGAAAGCCGAAGCACCCATTACCATAATAGCAGGTACCACTTTTTGAACCTGCACAGCTTTTTTAACGGCAACGGGACGATTGAGCTTCGAGGCTTTAACAGCGAACTTCATGCGGGAAAAATTAGAAGCTACATAGTGCTTGCCCTTGCGTTAAACCATCAGGCGTTAACGCAAAAATGCGCTTCCAGCAAAAAGCCGCAAGTTGAAAATGAGAAGTTTGCCATGCGGACATATCTCAACCGCATAGGGCTTATCGGTGACGAGTTCAAAAACTGCCGGGAGCACCTTTGCAAACACCTTGATGGTAACGCGGCATGGCGGTTTCGGGCAGCATAG
- a CDS encoding terminase large subunit, with protein MRFLFSCSILGKEAAKLRKLKRYKPTKFMAEGSRYDKEAADAAVTFINCLKHTKGEWYGMPFELIDWQEQIVRDIFGILKPNGYRQFNTAYIEIPKKQGKSELAAAIALYLTCGDFEHGGEVYGCASDRQQASIVFDVAVDMVEQCPALKSRIKPMLSQKRLVYKPLGSFYQVLSAEAYTKHGLNVHGVVFDELHAQPNRDLYDVMLHGSGDARKQPLFFLITTAGTDRNSICWEVHQKAEDILQGRKIDPTFYPVIYSAADTDDWTSEKVWRKVNPSLGITVDIEKLRVACENAKQNPAEENLFRQLRLNQWVKQSVRWMPMDKWDKCTFPVDAEKLRGRTCYGGLDLSSTTDITAFVLVFPPLDESDKYQVLPFFWIPEENIDQRVRRDHVPYDVWERQGFLYTTEGNVVHYGFIETFIEELGMKYNIKEIAFDRWGAIQMTQNLEALGFTVVSFGQGFKDMSPPTKELMKLTLEERIAHGGNPVLRWMMDNIYVKTDPAGNIKPDKEKSTERIDGAVALIMALDRALRHGGENIGSVYDERGLLIL; from the coding sequence ATGAGGTTCCTTTTTTCTTGCTCAATTTTAGGAAAGGAGGCGGCAAAGCTGCGGAAGTTAAAACGGTATAAACCAACCAAGTTTATGGCGGAAGGTTCCCGATACGACAAGGAAGCGGCGGATGCCGCTGTTACTTTTATAAACTGCCTGAAGCATACCAAGGGTGAATGGTATGGAATGCCTTTTGAATTAATTGACTGGCAGGAACAGATTGTCCGGGACATATTCGGCATCTTGAAACCTAACGGATACAGGCAGTTCAACACAGCCTATATAGAAATTCCAAAAAAGCAGGGTAAGAGCGAACTTGCAGCGGCAATCGCTTTATACCTGACATGCGGTGATTTCGAGCATGGTGGCGAGGTTTACGGGTGTGCATCTGACCGTCAGCAGGCATCCATTGTTTTCGACGTTGCGGTAGATATGGTGGAACAGTGTCCGGCATTAAAGTCTCGAATTAAACCAATGCTGTCGCAGAAGCGGCTGGTATATAAACCGTTAGGCAGTTTTTATCAGGTGCTTTCAGCGGAGGCATATACGAAACATGGGCTAAACGTCCATGGTGTGGTATTTGACGAACTTCATGCTCAGCCAAACAGGGATCTTTATGATGTAATGCTTCACGGATCCGGCGATGCAAGAAAACAACCGCTGTTTTTCCTGATCACAACTGCTGGCACAGACCGCAATTCCATCTGCTGGGAAGTGCACCAAAAGGCTGAGGATATTCTTCAAGGGCGTAAGATAGATCCGACTTTCTACCCTGTTATCTACAGCGCAGCCGATACCGATGACTGGACAAGTGAAAAGGTATGGAGAAAGGTTAACCCGTCACTGGGCATTACAGTTGACATCGAAAAATTGAGGGTGGCTTGTGAAAATGCCAAGCAAAATCCTGCAGAGGAAAATTTATTCCGTCAGCTCCGCTTAAATCAGTGGGTGAAACAATCGGTGCGCTGGATGCCAATGGATAAGTGGGATAAGTGTACGTTTCCTGTTGATGCAGAAAAATTGCGCGGCAGAACATGTTACGGAGGACTTGACTTGTCATCTACTACCGATATTACCGCCTTTGTGCTGGTGTTTCCACCGCTTGATGAATCTGACAAATATCAGGTTCTACCTTTTTTCTGGATACCGGAGGAAAATATTGATCAGCGTGTGCGGAGAGATCATGTACCTTATGATGTCTGGGAGAGGCAGGGCTTTTTATATACCACTGAGGGTAACGTCGTGCATTATGGCTTTATCGAGACCTTTATTGAGGAACTCGGAATGAAATATAACATTAAGGAAATAGCCTTTGACCGCTGGGGAGCAATTCAGATGACGCAAAACCTCGAGGCTTTGGGTTTTACGGTTGTTTCATTCGGTCAGGGCTTCAAGGATATGTCCCCGCCTACAAAAGAGTTGATGAAGCTGACATTGGAAGAACGCATCGCTCATGGCGGTAATCCAGTACTGCGGTGGATGATGGACAATATCTATGTCAAAACCGATCCCGCCGGAAACATTAAGCCGGATAAAGAAAAATCCACCGAGAGAATAGATGGCGCGGTTGCGCTCATCATGGCGCTTGACCGCGCGTTAAGGCATGGAGGAGAAAATATCGGTTCAGTCTATGATGAGCGTGGGCTTTTAATACTCTAA
- a CDS encoding DUF5049 domain-containing protein, producing the protein MGNENLIADKIYRQIMAIRDSGACNMFDLPRVQEEAYKMGFYELVVFLNEHKKEYAEFILTGKR; encoded by the coding sequence ATGGGTAACGAGAATCTGATAGCTGATAAGATTTATCGGCAGATTATGGCCATACGGGACAGCGGTGCCTGCAATATGTTTGACTTGCCAAGAGTACAGGAAGAGGCATATAAAATGGGGTTTTATGAATTAGTAGTATTTCTTAATGAACACAAGAAAGAATATGCCGAGTTTATCCTGACAGGCAAACGATAA
- a CDS encoding gamma-glutamylcyclotransferase family protein, with protein sequence MSKEKGTIYLAYGSNLNLRQMAYRCPTAKVLGSAKLTGYRLLFRGGNGGAVATIEKQKGESVPVLLWRIMPNDEKALDRYEGYPHLYRKETVKVRFKGQWVPAMVYIMNEGRPLGAPGRYYYEVIRQGYIDAGFDISFLNKAVRDSISAAEKSEV encoded by the coding sequence ATGAGCAAAGAAAAAGGAACCATATATTTAGCATACGGAAGCAATCTGAACTTAAGGCAGATGGCATACCGCTGCCCAACGGCAAAAGTGCTGGGGAGTGCAAAACTCACAGGATACCGGCTGTTATTCAGAGGAGGGAATGGCGGCGCAGTAGCGACAATAGAAAAACAAAAAGGTGAAAGTGTACCGGTACTGCTTTGGAGAATCATGCCTAATGATGAGAAAGCGCTGGACAGATATGAAGGTTATCCGCATCTATACCGGAAAGAAACGGTTAAGGTACGTTTCAAAGGTCAGTGGGTACCCGCAATGGTGTATATCATGAATGAAGGCAGACCTTTGGGAGCACCGGGTCGTTACTATTACGAGGTGATCCGGCAGGGCTATATAGATGCGGGTTTTGATATTTCGTTTCTCAATAAAGCGGTAAGAGATTCAATTTCAGCGGCAGAGAAGTCAGAGGTGTAG
- a CDS encoding DUF6329 domain-containing protein codes for MNDFHSTAFFVKHPFRIEDLKVPHRYETRKRFVVVKTIELSKIDYDNFVADLCVDRIFIEENKGLCHVNEDGVWRCLLVKQRGQSDGMLVMPDGRDYPKYAAYYPGEEDEL; via the coding sequence ATGAATGATTTTCATAGCACCGCCTTCTTTGTCAAGCATCCGTTTAGAATAGAGGATTTAAAAGTGCCGCATCGGTATGAGACGAGGAAACGATTTGTAGTTGTAAAAACTATCGAGCTATCAAAGATTGATTATGATAATTTCGTTGCCGACCTATGTGTTGATCGCATTTTCATTGAGGAAAATAAAGGGCTTTGTCACGTTAATGAGGATGGAGTGTGGCGTTGTCTGCTGGTTAAGCAGCGGGGACAGTCTGATGGAATGTTGGTAATGCCGGATGGTAGAGATTACCCAAAGTATGCCGCATATTATCCTGGAGAGGAGGACGAACTATGA